In Bubalus bubalis isolate 160015118507 breed Murrah chromosome 3, NDDB_SH_1, whole genome shotgun sequence, a genomic segment contains:
- the QRICH2 gene encoding glutamine-rich protein 2 isoform X5, with protein MPPATAAPSVSLRELADLAIGTPEVGAVNFTALHTLLVAMLKSLNLQDTRIDFQSPMLDQSRSIESPRVSTSTPQLPAPKERRRSSVARAQTLETQVKDLGGQVQDLGRQLKTMGSQVQAIVAHVQHFPTQTGGLDDRDWLETKDLALLTQEKGQTGPTKGKRDSKPVFQGPELLQDLMEDMKILKEAHRKKEQPELQPEHLLQRIEELERIIREKDEVLELLNRKLSVMPSSEEATMVTWEELEQAITDGWKGSQTISESTTGLQRRKRQSSITSSDLIASGVSTKYPSVDQAIDSAGFITNKTFSGTSGIGYPFDGPPGRERSRVSSATGFPAREQHLRARDEAGLARPHPPSMSQLKAEPDRRRSREQHSSGHLRRDERDAHLGPAYQDVFLPRDRHPQVSPDQHRGVFASQGHLYARPDQYGFGSFDSDQLDLLYPSAYVPGVVPISVDQVGVMLPGMDEQEVVLAGMAQSDAVPPLVPGRDQPESEQPSTDQPGTVPLSTYQLPGRDESGMGPLGTYQSGVEPLGVDQHGFVIYPMDQQVFVQPSLGTSGFIQPGTEQHEMIQPGAGQAGVVQPGAAQAGVVQPGAGQAGVVQPGAGQAGVVQPGAAQAGVVQPGAGQAGIMQPRMYPRGLVQPGMYPRGLVQPEMYPRGLVQPGIGHPGFMQPRMHPRGLVPPRMYHQGLVQPGAGQPGMLQPDIGHPGLVQSGAAQAGAVQPGAGQAGAAQPSVAQAGVVQPGVAQAGVVQPDAGQPGLVQPGASQAGVVQPGAGQAGVVQPGAAQAGVVQPGAAQAGVVQPGAAQAGVVQPGAAQAGVVQPGEGQPGLVQPQVDQYGLVQPDRGQHGFFQPNISMPGLVPPGAYPPGLVQTGAYPGGLIQHGAYPRGFMQPGADQQGLVQPVIDPRWGRQSGTGRSIIPPGTELLGFPTYHADSQSFTSPRPYQQGVAAPGRDQYGRVSSLLASQGLTPSGTDREGLVLREMYRQGLLQRGPTPLSTAVGSAPQDQQHLETPEPEQRDQAVPDSIPDSQCLMYGGPGYQGVDQQVQVGMGPKELYVLRQPGVSVQTSPSQEAPFPRSTHSFDSLNRGSTERSDTQSERHESLDKLAPSFPIAVETFRMMGEIIALYMELKENIKDLDEEQAGQTDLEKIQYLLALMVKKSIPPDLQEQLKTLKALTKEIRQQQAKMEKMSKILEGHGEKELGKEEKGGPLNLQLGILRVTMADIEKELGELRESQEKGKVSMEHSVSEASIYLQDQLDKLRTIIENMLASSSTLLSMSLNMAPHKTLTTLAPSQIDPAATCPACSLDLSHQVSMLVQRYEQLQNMVSNLAASRPSKKAKLQSQDEELLGHVQSAILQVQGDCEKLNITTSNLIEDHRQKQKDIDVLYQGLEKLEKEKANREHLEMEIDVKADKSALAAKVSRIQFDATTEQLNHMMQELVAKMTGQEQDWQKMLDKLLVEMDNKLDRLELDPVKQSLEDRWKSLRQQLKERSPLYQADEAAAMRRQLLAHFHCLSCDRPLETPVTGQLPDMADYSYSSAPRPCGGSHTLTYPYRRIRLQHLSQGLYPTEEIQIAMKHDEVDILGLDGHIYKGRMETRLPDLLNKDNAGMKHKNKQSQPHGHRQQSLSNGGQLPSRPQSAQTLAASDSAPSRHQKDRPVSTEGRLSQPNPAHLPGEAANLPAGLDVHRAAPGEGLEEPTQGPRATSAH; from the exons ATGCCGCCCGCGACGGCGGCCCCCTCGGTCTCCCTCCGGGAGCTGGCCGACCTCGCCATCGGCACTCCGGAGGTGGGCGCCGTCAACTTCACGGCCCTGCACACGCTCCTCGTGGCCATGCTCAAGAGCCTCAACCTGCAGGATACGCGGATCGACTTCCAGTCTCCGATGCTCGACCAGAGTCGCTCCATTGAGTCCCCGCGGGTGTCGACCAGCACCCCGCAGCTGCCGGCGCCCAAAGAGAGGCGAAGGAGCAGCGTGGCCAGGGCGCAGACGCTGGAGACCCAGGTGAAGGACCTGGGCGGCCAGGTCCAGGACCTCGGCCGGCAGCTCAAAACCATGGGGAGCCAGGTGCAGGCCATCGTGGCGCACGTGCAGCACTTCCCCACCCAGACTGGCGGGCTGGACGACCGCGACTGGCTGGAAACGAAGGATTTGGCCCTGCTGACACAGGAGAAGGGGCAGACAGGGCCGACGAAAGGCAAGAGGGACAGCAAGCCGGTCTTCCAG GGCCCCGAGCTGCTCCAGGACCTCATGGAAGACATGAAGATTTTGAAGGAAGCCCATCGAAAGAAGGAGCAGCCTGAGTTGCAGCCCGAG CACCTCCTTCAACGGATTGAAGAACTGGAGAGGATAATTAGAGAAAAGGACGAAGTCCTG GAATTATTAAACCGGAAGCTGAGTGTGATGCCGTCTTCAGAAGAGGCCACCATGGTCACCTGGGAAGAGCTGGAGCAGGCGATTACTGATGGCTGGAAGGGCTCACAAACA ATCTCAGAGTCAACAACAGGACTTCAGCGGCGCAAAAGACAGAGTTCCATAACATCAAGTGACCTAATTGCAAGTGGAGTCTCCACAAAATACCCAAGTGTTGACCAGGCTATAGACTCTGCTGGTTTCATCACAAACAAGACCTTTTCAGGAACCAGCGGCATAGGATACCCCTTCGATGGGCCTCCTGGCAGGGAACGAAGCAGAGTTTCCTCTGCCACTGGGTTTCCGGCTAGAGAACAGCACTTAAGGGCCCGTGATGAAGCTGGCTTGGCCAGACCCCATCCGCCATCTATGTCCCAGTTGAAGGCAGAGCCAGATCGCCGCCGGTCTAGAGAGCAGCACAGCTCAGGGCATCTACGCAGAGATGAACGGGATGCCCACCTTGGCCCAGCGTATCAGGatgtgttcttgcccagagatcGACACCCTCAGGTGTCTCCAGATCAGCACAGGGGAGTGTTCGCAAGCCAAGGCCACCTCTATGCAAGGCCAGATCAATATGGATTCGGATCGTTTGATTCGGATCAGCTTGATTTGCTGTATCCCAGCGCTTATGTGCCTGGCGTGGTTCCCATCAGTGTGGATCAGGTTGGAGTGATGCTGCCTGGAATGGATGAGCAGGAAGTGGTACTAGCTGGCATGGCTCAGAGTGATGCGGTGCCACCATTGGTGCCTGGCAGAGATCAGCCAGAATCAGAACAGCCTAGTACAGATCAGCCTGGTACAGTTCCGCTTAGCACATATCAGCTTCCTGGAAGGGATGAGAGTGGTATGGGACCACTTGGCACGTATCAGTCTGGAGTGGAACCTCTTGGTGTAGATCAGCATGGATTTGTAATATATCCCATGGATCAGCAAGTTTTTGTACAGCCCAGTTTGGGAACATCTGGCTTCATACAACCTGGCACAGAGCAGCATGAGATGATCCAGCCTGGTGCAGGCCAGGCTGGTGTGGTGCAGCCCGGCGCAGCCCAGGCTGGTGTGGTGCAGCCCGGCGCAGGCCAGGCTGGTGTGGTGCAGCCCGGCGCAGGCCAGGCTGGTGTGGTGCAGCCCGGTGCAGCCCAGGCTGGTGTGGTGCAGCCCGGCGCAGGCCAGGCTGGTATAATGCAGCCTAGAATGTATCCACGAGGTTTGGTACAACCTGGGATGTATCCACGAGGTTTGGTGCAACCTGAAATGTATCCGCGAGGTTTGGTGCAACCTGGTATAGGTCACCCTGGTTTCATGCAGCCTAGAATGCATCCACGAGGTTTGGTACCACCTAGAATGTATCATCAAGGTTTGGTGCAGCCTGGTGCAGGtcaacctggtatgctgcaaccTGATATAGGTCACCCTGGTTTGGTGCAATCTGGTGCAGCCCAGGCTGGTGCGGTGCAGCCCGGTGCAGGCCAGGCTGGTGCGGCGCAGCCCAGTGTAGCCCAGGCTGGTGTGGTGCAGCCCGGTGTAGCCCAGGCTGGTGTGGTGCAGCCTGATGCAGGTCAGCCTGGGTTGGTGCAGCCCGGTGCAAGCCAGGCTGGAGTGGTGCAGCCCGGTGCAGGCCAGGCTGGAGTGGTGCAGCCCGGTGCAGCCCAGGCTGGTGTGGTGCAGCCCGGTGCAGCCCAGGCTGGTGTGGTGCAGCCCGGTGCAGCCCAGGCTGGTGTGGTGCAGCCCGGTGCAGCTCAGGCTGGTGTGGTGCAGCCCGGTGAAGGTCAGCCTGGGTTGGTGCAACCTCAAGTGGATCAGTATGGTTTAGTACAGCCTGATAGAGGTCAACATGGCTTTTTTCAACCTAATATATCTATGCCTGGCTTGGTCCCACCTGGGGCATATCCTCCTGGTCTAGTCCAGACTGGTGCCTATCCAGGTGGTTTGATCCAACATGGTGCCTACCCACGTGGCTTCATGCAGCCTGGTGCCGATCAGCAGGGTTTGGTTCAGCCTGTAATAGATCCCCGTTGGGGGAGGCAATCTGGCACAGGTCGAAGCATAATACCACCAGGCACAGAGCTTCTCGGGTTTCCAACATACCATGCCGATTCTCAAAGTTTTACATCACCACGCCCATACCAGCAAGGTGTGGCAGCTCCTGGCAGGGATCAGTATGGTCGGGTGTCATCACTCCTAGCCAGTCAAGGTCTGACACCATCAGGTACAGACCGAGAAGGTTTGGTACTACGAGAAATGTATCGACAAGGTTTGCTGCAGCGTGGCCCAACACCATTAAGCACAGCTGTAGGATCTGCACCCCAGGATCAACAGCATTTGGAAACACCTGAACCAGAGCAGCGTGATCAGGCTGTTCCCGACTCTATCCCAGACTCCCAGTGCCTAATGTATGGTGGCCCAGGGTATCAAGGTGTAGATCAGCAAGTCCAGGTAGGTATGGGTCCAAAAGAACTATATGTCTTACGTCAACCTGGAGTTTCTGTTCAGACTTCCCCAAGCCAAGAGGCCCCCTTTCCCAGGAGCACACACTCCTTTGACTCTCTGAACCGAGGCTCAACCGAAAGGAGTGATACTCAGAGTGAGAGACATGAATCACTGGATAAATTGGCTCCTAGCTTCCCCATAGCAGTGGAAACATTTCGTATGATGGGAGAGATTATCGCCCTCTACATGGAGCTTAAGGAGAACATAAAGGACCTGGATGAGGAACAGGCTGGCCAAACGGACTTGGAGAAGATCCAGTACCTGCTGGCACTGATGG tcaAGAAGTCCATACCCCCTGACCTGCAGGAACAGCTGAAGACCTTAAAGGCCTTGACCAAAGAAATTCGACAACAACAAGCAAAA ATGGAAAAGATGAGCAAGATCCTGGAGGGTCATGGGGAGAAAGAActaggaaaggaggagaaaggtggCCCGCTGAACCTGCAGCTGGGTATCCTCAG AGTCACCATGGCCGACATTGAGAAGGAGCTGGGTGAGCTGAGGGAGAGCCAAGAGAAGGGCAAGGTCAGCATGGAACATTCGGTCTCCGAAGCCTCCATTTACCTGCAGGATCAG TTAGACAAGCTCAGGACGATCATTGAGAACATGCTGGCCTCGTCCTCCACGCTGCTGTCCATGAGCTTGAACATGGCCCCGCACAAGACCCTGACCACCCTGGCCCCCAGCCAGATCGACCCTGCGGCCACGTGCCCGGCCTGCAGCCTGGACCTGAGCCACCAGGTCAGCATGCTGGTGCAGCGCTACGAGCAGCTCCAGAACATGGTCAGCAACCTGGCTGCCTCCCGGCCCTCCAAGAAGGCCAAGCTGCAGAGCCAG GATGAAGAGCTGCTGGGCCATGTCCAGAGCGCCATCCTGCAGGTGCAGGGCGACTGCGAGAAACTCAACATCACCACCAGCAACCTCATCGAAGACCATCGGCAGAAGCAGAAGGACATTGAT GTGCTGTACCAGGGTCTGgagaagctggagaaggagaaggccaACAGGGAACACCTGGAGATGGAAATCGACGTG AAAGCTGACAAGAGTGCCCTGGCGGCCAAAGTGAGCCGCATCCAGTTCGACGCCACCACGGAGCAGCTGAACCACATGATGCAGGAGCTGGTGGCCAAGATGACGGGGCAGGAGCAGGACTGGCAGAAGATGCTGGACAAGCTCCTGGTGGAGATGGACAACAAG CTGGACCGCCTGGAGTTGGACCCGGTGAAGCAGTCACTGGAGGATCGGTGGAAATCCTTGCGACAGCAGCTCAAAGAGCGCTCTCCACTCTACCAGGCGGACGAGGCAGCCGCCATGCGGAG GCAGCTCTTGGCACACTTCCACTGCCTCTCATGTGACCGTCCCCTGGAGACACCTGTGACTGGACA GCTGCCAGACATGGCTGATTACAGCTACTCCTCCGCGCCCCGGCCCTGCGGGGGCAGCCACACCCTCACCTACCCCTACCGGCGCATTCGCCTGCAGCACCTTTCGCAGGGACTGTACCCCACCGAGGAGATCCAGATCGCCATGAAG CACGACGAGGTGGACATCTTGGGCCTGGATGGACATATTTACAAAGGACGGATGGAAACAAGGCTGCCGGACCTCCTGAACAAAGACA ACGCGGGGATGAAGCACAAGAACAAGCAGTCCCAGCCACACGGGCATCGGCAGCAGTCCCTCAGCAACGGCGGCCAGCTGCCCTCGCGGCCTCAGAGCGCCCAGACGCTGGCTGCCAGCGACTCAG CTCCTTCCCGTCATCAGAAAGACAGACCTGTCTCCACCGAGGGCCGTCTCTCCCAGCCGAACCCAGCCCACCTGCCCGGCGAGGCGGCAAACCTGCCAGCGGGACTGGACGTGCACAGGGCCGCACCTGGGGAGGGGCTCGAGGAGCCCACCCAGGGGCCGCGGGCCACCTCTGCTCACTGA
- the QRICH2 gene encoding glutamine-rich protein 2 isoform X1, translating to MPPATAAPSVSLRELADLAIGTPEVGAVNFTALHTLLVAMLKSLNLQDTRIDFQSPMLDQSRSIESPRVSTSTPQLPAPKERRRSSVARAQTLETQVKDLGGQVQDLGRQLKTMGSQVQAIVAHVQHFPTQTGGLDDRDWLETKDLALLTQEKGQTGPTKGKRDSKPVFQGPELLQDLMEDMKILKEAHRKKEQPELQPEHLLQRIEELERIIREKDEVLELLNRKLSVMPSSEEATMVTWEELEQAITDGWKGSQTISESTTGLQRRKRQSSITSSDLIASGVSTKYPSVDQAIDSAGFITNKTFSGTSGIGYPFDGPPGRERSRVSSATGFPAREQHLRARDEAGLARPHPPSMSQLKAEPDRRRSREQHSSGHLRRDERDAHLGPAYQDVFLPRDRHPQVSPDQHRGVFASQGHLYARPDQYGFGSFDSDQLDLLYPSAYVPGVVPISVDQVGVMLPGMDEQEVVLAGMAQSDAVPPLVPGRDQPESEQPSTDQPGTVPLSTYQLPGRDESGMGPLGTYQSGVEPLGVDQHGFVIYPMDQQVFVQPSLGTSGFIQPGTEQHEMIQPGAGQAGVVQPGAAQAGVVQPGAGQAGVVQPGAGQAGVVQPGAAQAGVVQPGAGQAGIMQPRMYPRGLVQPGMYPRGLVQPEMYPRGLVQPGIGHPGFMQPRMHPRGLVPPRMYHQGLVQPGAGQPGMLQPDIGHPGLVQSGAAQAGAVQPGAGQAGAAQPSVAQAGVVQPGVAQAGVVQPDAGQPGLVQPGASQAGVVQPGAGQAGVVQPGAAQAGVVQPGAAQAGVVQPGAAQAGVVQPGAAQAGVVQPGEGQPGLVQPQVDQYGLVQPDRGQHGFFQPNISMPGLVPPGAYPPGLVQTGAYPGGLIQHGAYPRGFMQPGADQQGLVQPVIDPRWGRQSGTGRSIIPPGTELLGFPTYHADSQSFTSPRPYQQGVAAPGRDQYGRVSSLLASQGLTPSGTDREGLVLREMYRQGLLQRGPTPLSTAVGSAPQDQQHLETPEPEQRDQAVPDSIPDSQCLMYGGPGYQGVDQQVQVGMGPKELYVLRQPGVSVQTSPSQEAPFPRSTHSFDSLNRGSTERSDTQSERHESLDKLAPSFPIAVETFRMMGEIIALYMELKENIKDLDEEQAGQTDLEKIQYLLALMVKKSIPPDLQEQLKTLKALTKEIRQQQAKMEKMSKILEGHGEKELGKEEKGGPLNLQLGILRVTMADIEKELGELRESQEKGKVSMEHSVSEASIYLQDQLDKLRTIIENMLASSSTLLSMSLNMAPHKTLTTLAPSQIDPAATCPACSLDLSHQVSMLVQRYEQLQNMVSNLAASRPSKKAKLQSQDEELLGHVQSAILQVQGDCEKLNITTSNLIEDHRQKQKDIDVLYQGLEKLEKEKANREHLEMEIDVKADKSALAAKVSRIQFDATTEQLNHMMQELVAKMTGQEQDWQKMLDKLLVEMDNKLDRLELDPVKQSLEDRWKSLRQQLKERSPLYQADEAAAMRRQLLAHFHCLSCDRPLETPVTGQVIPMTPVGPCLPGHRSVRPYTVFELEQVRQQSRNLKLGSSGFPRGDLGQVERSVGRLRTMHSKMLLDIEKVQIHFGGSVKASSQMIRELLQAQCLSSPCYKRLPDMADYSYSSAPRPCGGSHTLTYPYRRIRLQHLSQGLYPTEEIQIAMKHDEVDILGLDGHIYKGRMETRLPDLLNKDNAGMKHKNKQSQPHGHRQQSLSNGGQLPSRPQSAQTLAASDSAPSRHQKDRPVSTEGRLSQPNPAHLPGEAANLPAGLDVHRAAPGEGLEEPTQGPRATSAH from the exons ATGCCGCCCGCGACGGCGGCCCCCTCGGTCTCCCTCCGGGAGCTGGCCGACCTCGCCATCGGCACTCCGGAGGTGGGCGCCGTCAACTTCACGGCCCTGCACACGCTCCTCGTGGCCATGCTCAAGAGCCTCAACCTGCAGGATACGCGGATCGACTTCCAGTCTCCGATGCTCGACCAGAGTCGCTCCATTGAGTCCCCGCGGGTGTCGACCAGCACCCCGCAGCTGCCGGCGCCCAAAGAGAGGCGAAGGAGCAGCGTGGCCAGGGCGCAGACGCTGGAGACCCAGGTGAAGGACCTGGGCGGCCAGGTCCAGGACCTCGGCCGGCAGCTCAAAACCATGGGGAGCCAGGTGCAGGCCATCGTGGCGCACGTGCAGCACTTCCCCACCCAGACTGGCGGGCTGGACGACCGCGACTGGCTGGAAACGAAGGATTTGGCCCTGCTGACACAGGAGAAGGGGCAGACAGGGCCGACGAAAGGCAAGAGGGACAGCAAGCCGGTCTTCCAG GGCCCCGAGCTGCTCCAGGACCTCATGGAAGACATGAAGATTTTGAAGGAAGCCCATCGAAAGAAGGAGCAGCCTGAGTTGCAGCCCGAG CACCTCCTTCAACGGATTGAAGAACTGGAGAGGATAATTAGAGAAAAGGACGAAGTCCTG GAATTATTAAACCGGAAGCTGAGTGTGATGCCGTCTTCAGAAGAGGCCACCATGGTCACCTGGGAAGAGCTGGAGCAGGCGATTACTGATGGCTGGAAGGGCTCACAAACA ATCTCAGAGTCAACAACAGGACTTCAGCGGCGCAAAAGACAGAGTTCCATAACATCAAGTGACCTAATTGCAAGTGGAGTCTCCACAAAATACCCAAGTGTTGACCAGGCTATAGACTCTGCTGGTTTCATCACAAACAAGACCTTTTCAGGAACCAGCGGCATAGGATACCCCTTCGATGGGCCTCCTGGCAGGGAACGAAGCAGAGTTTCCTCTGCCACTGGGTTTCCGGCTAGAGAACAGCACTTAAGGGCCCGTGATGAAGCTGGCTTGGCCAGACCCCATCCGCCATCTATGTCCCAGTTGAAGGCAGAGCCAGATCGCCGCCGGTCTAGAGAGCAGCACAGCTCAGGGCATCTACGCAGAGATGAACGGGATGCCCACCTTGGCCCAGCGTATCAGGatgtgttcttgcccagagatcGACACCCTCAGGTGTCTCCAGATCAGCACAGGGGAGTGTTCGCAAGCCAAGGCCACCTCTATGCAAGGCCAGATCAATATGGATTCGGATCGTTTGATTCGGATCAGCTTGATTTGCTGTATCCCAGCGCTTATGTGCCTGGCGTGGTTCCCATCAGTGTGGATCAGGTTGGAGTGATGCTGCCTGGAATGGATGAGCAGGAAGTGGTACTAGCTGGCATGGCTCAGAGTGATGCGGTGCCACCATTGGTGCCTGGCAGAGATCAGCCAGAATCAGAACAGCCTAGTACAGATCAGCCTGGTACAGTTCCGCTTAGCACATATCAGCTTCCTGGAAGGGATGAGAGTGGTATGGGACCACTTGGCACGTATCAGTCTGGAGTGGAACCTCTTGGTGTAGATCAGCATGGATTTGTAATATATCCCATGGATCAGCAAGTTTTTGTACAGCCCAGTTTGGGAACATCTGGCTTCATACAACCTGGCACAGAGCAGCATGAGATGATCCAGCCTGGTGCAGGCCAGGCTGGTGTGGTGCAGCCCGGCGCAGCCCAGGCTGGTGTGGTGCAGCCCGGCGCAGGCCAGGCTGGTGTGGTGCAGCCCGGCGCAGGCCAGGCTGGTGTGGTGCAGCCCGGTGCAGCCCAGGCTGGTGTGGTGCAGCCCGGCGCAGGCCAGGCTGGTATAATGCAGCCTAGAATGTATCCACGAGGTTTGGTACAACCTGGGATGTATCCACGAGGTTTGGTGCAACCTGAAATGTATCCGCGAGGTTTGGTGCAACCTGGTATAGGTCACCCTGGTTTCATGCAGCCTAGAATGCATCCACGAGGTTTGGTACCACCTAGAATGTATCATCAAGGTTTGGTGCAGCCTGGTGCAGGtcaacctggtatgctgcaaccTGATATAGGTCACCCTGGTTTGGTGCAATCTGGTGCAGCCCAGGCTGGTGCGGTGCAGCCCGGTGCAGGCCAGGCTGGTGCGGCGCAGCCCAGTGTAGCCCAGGCTGGTGTGGTGCAGCCCGGTGTAGCCCAGGCTGGTGTGGTGCAGCCTGATGCAGGTCAGCCTGGGTTGGTGCAGCCCGGTGCAAGCCAGGCTGGAGTGGTGCAGCCCGGTGCAGGCCAGGCTGGAGTGGTGCAGCCCGGTGCAGCCCAGGCTGGTGTGGTGCAGCCCGGTGCAGCCCAGGCTGGTGTGGTGCAGCCCGGTGCAGCCCAGGCTGGTGTGGTGCAGCCCGGTGCAGCTCAGGCTGGTGTGGTGCAGCCCGGTGAAGGTCAGCCTGGGTTGGTGCAACCTCAAGTGGATCAGTATGGTTTAGTACAGCCTGATAGAGGTCAACATGGCTTTTTTCAACCTAATATATCTATGCCTGGCTTGGTCCCACCTGGGGCATATCCTCCTGGTCTAGTCCAGACTGGTGCCTATCCAGGTGGTTTGATCCAACATGGTGCCTACCCACGTGGCTTCATGCAGCCTGGTGCCGATCAGCAGGGTTTGGTTCAGCCTGTAATAGATCCCCGTTGGGGGAGGCAATCTGGCACAGGTCGAAGCATAATACCACCAGGCACAGAGCTTCTCGGGTTTCCAACATACCATGCCGATTCTCAAAGTTTTACATCACCACGCCCATACCAGCAAGGTGTGGCAGCTCCTGGCAGGGATCAGTATGGTCGGGTGTCATCACTCCTAGCCAGTCAAGGTCTGACACCATCAGGTACAGACCGAGAAGGTTTGGTACTACGAGAAATGTATCGACAAGGTTTGCTGCAGCGTGGCCCAACACCATTAAGCACAGCTGTAGGATCTGCACCCCAGGATCAACAGCATTTGGAAACACCTGAACCAGAGCAGCGTGATCAGGCTGTTCCCGACTCTATCCCAGACTCCCAGTGCCTAATGTATGGTGGCCCAGGGTATCAAGGTGTAGATCAGCAAGTCCAGGTAGGTATGGGTCCAAAAGAACTATATGTCTTACGTCAACCTGGAGTTTCTGTTCAGACTTCCCCAAGCCAAGAGGCCCCCTTTCCCAGGAGCACACACTCCTTTGACTCTCTGAACCGAGGCTCAACCGAAAGGAGTGATACTCAGAGTGAGAGACATGAATCACTGGATAAATTGGCTCCTAGCTTCCCCATAGCAGTGGAAACATTTCGTATGATGGGAGAGATTATCGCCCTCTACATGGAGCTTAAGGAGAACATAAAGGACCTGGATGAGGAACAGGCTGGCCAAACGGACTTGGAGAAGATCCAGTACCTGCTGGCACTGATGG tcaAGAAGTCCATACCCCCTGACCTGCAGGAACAGCTGAAGACCTTAAAGGCCTTGACCAAAGAAATTCGACAACAACAAGCAAAA ATGGAAAAGATGAGCAAGATCCTGGAGGGTCATGGGGAGAAAGAActaggaaaggaggagaaaggtggCCCGCTGAACCTGCAGCTGGGTATCCTCAG AGTCACCATGGCCGACATTGAGAAGGAGCTGGGTGAGCTGAGGGAGAGCCAAGAGAAGGGCAAGGTCAGCATGGAACATTCGGTCTCCGAAGCCTCCATTTACCTGCAGGATCAG TTAGACAAGCTCAGGACGATCATTGAGAACATGCTGGCCTCGTCCTCCACGCTGCTGTCCATGAGCTTGAACATGGCCCCGCACAAGACCCTGACCACCCTGGCCCCCAGCCAGATCGACCCTGCGGCCACGTGCCCGGCCTGCAGCCTGGACCTGAGCCACCAGGTCAGCATGCTGGTGCAGCGCTACGAGCAGCTCCAGAACATGGTCAGCAACCTGGCTGCCTCCCGGCCCTCCAAGAAGGCCAAGCTGCAGAGCCAG GATGAAGAGCTGCTGGGCCATGTCCAGAGCGCCATCCTGCAGGTGCAGGGCGACTGCGAGAAACTCAACATCACCACCAGCAACCTCATCGAAGACCATCGGCAGAAGCAGAAGGACATTGAT GTGCTGTACCAGGGTCTGgagaagctggagaaggagaaggccaACAGGGAACACCTGGAGATGGAAATCGACGTG AAAGCTGACAAGAGTGCCCTGGCGGCCAAAGTGAGCCGCATCCAGTTCGACGCCACCACGGAGCAGCTGAACCACATGATGCAGGAGCTGGTGGCCAAGATGACGGGGCAGGAGCAGGACTGGCAGAAGATGCTGGACAAGCTCCTGGTGGAGATGGACAACAAG CTGGACCGCCTGGAGTTGGACCCGGTGAAGCAGTCACTGGAGGATCGGTGGAAATCCTTGCGACAGCAGCTCAAAGAGCGCTCTCCACTCTACCAGGCGGACGAGGCAGCCGCCATGCGGAG GCAGCTCTTGGCACACTTCCACTGCCTCTCATGTGACCGTCCCCTGGAGACACCTGTGACTGGACA agTCATCCCCATGACTCCCGTGGGCCCCTGCCTGCCCGGGCACCGCTCCGTCCGCCCCTACACGGTCTTTGAACTGGAGCAGGTTCGGCAGCAGAGCCGCAA CCTGAAGCTGGGCAGCAGCGGCTTCCCACGGGGGGACCTGGGGCAGGTGGAGCGGAGCGTGGGGCGCCTGCGCACCATGCACTCCAAGATGCTCCTGGACATCGAGAAGGTGCAGATCCACTTTGGGGGCTCCGTCAAGGCTAGCAGCCAGATGATCCGCGAGCTGCTGCAGGCCCAGTGCCTCAGCTCCCCCTGCTACAAACG GCTGCCAGACATGGCTGATTACAGCTACTCCTCCGCGCCCCGGCCCTGCGGGGGCAGCCACACCCTCACCTACCCCTACCGGCGCATTCGCCTGCAGCACCTTTCGCAGGGACTGTACCCCACCGAGGAGATCCAGATCGCCATGAAG CACGACGAGGTGGACATCTTGGGCCTGGATGGACATATTTACAAAGGACGGATGGAAACAAGGCTGCCGGACCTCCTGAACAAAGACA ACGCGGGGATGAAGCACAAGAACAAGCAGTCCCAGCCACACGGGCATCGGCAGCAGTCCCTCAGCAACGGCGGCCAGCTGCCCTCGCGGCCTCAGAGCGCCCAGACGCTGGCTGCCAGCGACTCAG CTCCTTCCCGTCATCAGAAAGACAGACCTGTCTCCACCGAGGGCCGTCTCTCCCAGCCGAACCCAGCCCACCTGCCCGGCGAGGCGGCAAACCTGCCAGCGGGACTGGACGTGCACAGGGCCGCACCTGGGGAGGGGCTCGAGGAGCCCACCCAGGGGCCGCGGGCCACCTCTGCTCACTGA